The DNA region ggttttactgctaacctacaaagcattgcatgggcttgctcctacccatctctctgatttggtcctgccgtacatacctacacatacgctacagtcacaagacgcaggcctcctaattttccctagaatttctaagcaaacagctggaggcagggctttctcctatagagctccatttttatggaatggtctgcctacccatgtgaaagACGCAGACTCGATCTCAACCCTTAAgtcttactgaagactcatctcttcagtgggtcatatgattgagtgtagtctggcccaggagtgtgaaggtgaacggaaaggttctggagcaacgaacctcccttgctgtctctgcctggccggttcccctctttccactgggattctctgcctctaaccctattacaggggctgagtcactggcttactggtgctctttcatgccgtccctaggaggggtgcatcacttgagtgggttgagtcactgatttgatcttcctgtctgggttggcgccccccccttgggttgtgtcgtggcggagatctttgtgggctatactcggccttgtctcaggatggtaagttggtggttgaagatatccctctagtggtgtgggggctgtgctttggcaaagtgggtggggttatatccttcctgtttggccctgtccgggggtatcatcggatggggccacagtgtctcctgacccctcctgtctcagcctccagtatttatgctgcagtagtttgtgtcgggggctagggtcagtttgttatatctggagtacttctcctgtcttatccagtgtcctgtgtgaatttaagtatgctctctctttctttctctctcttggaggacctgagccctaggaccatgcctcaggactacctggcatgatgactccttgctgtccccagtccacctggccgtgctgctactccagtttcaactgttctgcctgcggctatggaatcctgacctgttcaccggacgtgctacctgtcccagacctattatttgaccatgctggtcatttatgaacatttgaacatcttggcgatgttctgttataatctgcacccggcacagccagaagaggacaggccacccctcatagcttggttcctctctaggtttcttcctaggttttggcctttctagggagtttttcctagccaacatgcttcaacacctgcattgcttgctgtttggggttttaggctgggtttctgtacagcactttgagatatcagctgatgtacaaagagCTATATAAACACATTTGTTTTGATTCACAATCACCTTTGTTTTTTTACAtatctgttttgtttgttttattgGTGGGCTTATTATGAGGCACTTAAATGTTCAAGGCATTATTGCTGCTTCAACAGTTCTGGTTTGTGGCAGGGAATGCATCTCTCCAAGCTGTCTTGTAAAAAAGGTTTTTAATAAACATTATTTTCCTTTTACTACAGTTGTCCTTTGGTACACATGCACATGTGCACACTACATATgaaatcaatgttgttgtttcCTGTCTGTACAAATGTACTCTTTCAATCCATAGACTTACTTCGTCAACATCCCTGTAAGGCTAAAAACTAGGTCACTCATGACTACAGCTGCTTTTTGGGTAATTACTTTTATCTCAACCTCACTCCTTCCCACTCCTCCTTTTTGCCTCCGTACTAGAGGGATTACATTTCCCTAATTTCTCAAATGTGATGATAGGGCACTGGTAAGTGTGATTAAGTGTGCCCAGGGTAAGCTGGGATAGTCCCGTATTCATAAAGCACCtcggagtaggagtgctgatctaggactaGTTTTGCCTTCCAAATCATGACAAATAAAATGACATAGAtgggagggacctgatcctaggtcAGCACTACTACTGtaagatgctttgtgaatacaggcccaggtgTATATATAAAGTCAGCACTGTGGAGGATCCATTCGGTTGAGGATGGGACGAGCTGCCTCTCTACCCTGCAGGAGAGGAACCACCTATGTCACAGAGCTCTATGAGTGGTTAAGGTAAGACTTGTATCTAATTTTATCTACATTCAAAATATCAATTTGTTTTTTAAAGATCTTAATTGATTGTTATTTTAATGACTTCTGAAGTTAAATGTTGATTTTGTCTGGTTCATGAATGATGGCAATCAACTATagatgggttggttgtttagcaaaaAAATGTATACGTGCTCAACTGTGGGGCAACACAGACGGGGCTGGATttgattgttgacaacatgtaaactatattttgtcttcaatgtttattgaaaacataaataaatgtgcacagtgagcacttgttgtctctcaaatacattgtacAGTTGTTTTTTAGCTAGCCAGCAAAtgttttgccatattagcatagacttgaaatcagtcaaaacagctaaaaacaagacatggtatcaacaaCATAAAACTAGCTAACACGAGCTACCTACGATTCtccacatggcagcttcttgtcattgttgctagctatcgggtcatccagaatcacaacatcacacagacttctgccccattgaagtgTTCGCATCGTTTATAGATAACCACTTAGAAAAGTGACCATAAAAACCAAAGCCCATTCAACTAAAGGCAAGAAAAGCAATCTACTGTATTACACATTGAACCTCATGTAGATTTAGAAATCCATTGACAAAAGTATTTAAAATTATAAGTCCATTTCAGAAAAGGACAGTGAAAAGTAAAATTGTACACTTGTTAAAAGTCTCAAATAGCTACAATTGTTTGCAATTTTCCATCAATATTTTGCTGGACGGCTTAAATAGAAGTTTCCTGAAAtggcttcccactgggcacacactggttgaatcaacgttgtttccacatcattacaATAACATGAGTTTGAACCAACCTGGAATAGACgctgaattgacgtctgtgcccagtgggttatcAGTGATAGTTTAGCCTAATTACCCTAACACTCACCTGCCAGGATGTAAAGAAGCTTTCAGCCATATTAAACCACTCCACTGTTGAAGCTGTTTTTTTTGACttagctgtctaaggcactgcatctcagtgcaagaggcgtcactaaagtacctggtttgaatccagtctGCATCCCatcaggctgtgattgggagtcccattggacggcgcacaattgtcccagcatcgtccggtgtttggccggtgtaggccgtcattataaataataatttgtgaactgacttgccaagttaaataaataaataataatacatgtaAATCCATTATTCACGATACAGCTGAGTCTATATAATTTTACACTGTTGATTGATGAGATCTACTTTTATAATTAAGAGGAGTAAAAtcttttcattttaaaacatttttgtcTGTGTTCTTTCTTTGGTTGTGTTTATTTGTGATAGAACATTTATGAATGAGTGCCCTAGTGGACTGATCACTCTGCATGAGTTCCGGAGACACTTCTGTAAGGGTACTGTGGGCAATGAGTCAGCTGAGTATGCGGAGCAGATATTCCGTACCTTGGATAATAATGGGGTAGGCACCAAAAACAAACTTTTCTCATCTTTACGTCTTTTTACGTTTCTTATCTTTAATTCTTTCCCGTCTGAAAATCTGAAAAGTGTTAGCCATCCTTAAAACAGACTGCATATCAGCTCTGTATAGGTGCACTGCTATTGACATATTTCTTTACAAAATACTGGAAATAATTTACATTGTGTACCTGTGTAGTATCACACTAACTATTCTATAACAGCATTGTATTAATATGTTGCTAGTAAGTTAGAAATGTACTGCAAATCATTTCCTGGTAATTGCATAGTAGTGGAATTAAACATTATTTGGTTATTGCACAAGTGGAATAGGGAACAGGCGTAAAGATTTACTGGAATGCTTATCACTGTGTGTGAAACTGAGGTTCTGTGGTTATCCACAGGATGGGGTTGTTGACTTCCGGGAGTATGTGAAAGCCATCAGTATGCTGATTGAAGGTACCCCAGTGGAGAAACTACGCTGGTCCTTTAAACTCTACGATAAAGACAAAGATGGAGCCATATCACGCAGGGAGATGCTGGAGATCATGCAGGTAGGTCCTTAGACCATAGATATATAACATAATACATTATATTTCATTTTGTGGTTCCAACTGGAAGGTGCAATGCTAGGACACAGTGGGAGGATGCAAATTGAACAATGTTACTGTTCTTTACCTTTACTCAAAAAATATTTGCTCAAATTCAGATTACCTCTCAGGATAATTCATGACTGGAATTTGTGTGGCTGCTGTGGGAGCCTACTGGCACTGCATTGCACTGGCAGTGGCACTTGCACTAGCTGCATTCATAGCAGACATAACTGTGCTTGTTGTTATTCACTAGATGGCGCTAGATGTCCAATTTCCCAACAATGTGTATGGTCTCTGTTTACAGGCTGTGTACAAGATGAGCGTGGCAGCCTCACTCACCAAGCCTAACCCGCTTACAGCTGAGGAGTGCACCAACAGGATATTTGCAAGATTGGATAAAGACAACAATGGTGAGGACTGCACAGAAACCATTCCAAAACACACATAATCCTAATTTACGGTTATAAAACTTTTAGCATCCTCAGCTGGTTACCTACTGCTGCCATTATTCTGCTTCTACTGTAATCATCCAGCCCTGCCTTGAACTCTATGTTCTGGGACTTGTGATTGTATCTTAGTCTTGTGAGTGTGCAGCCAATACAAGGCtgtaaacatattttttattattctattctattcagccATCATCAGCCTGGAGGAGTTCATCGAGGGGGCCCTGGATGATGAGTGGATAAGGGAAATGCTGGAGTGTGACCCCAACACTGTGAAGGTTGAGAGGCCCCCCAAGGGCCACATCTTGCTTTAgtaaggacagacagagaggtgctgtggATCCAGAGTTTCGTTTCATTCTACCTTGGATGTCAGCTGATGAACTGAACTGGGCTGAGACAATATATGTAATCTAGCTATATTTGTAATGCTTCAACTGTTTCCAAAAGCCAAAACTACATCAAAGTGTTCACATGGTGTTACAGGTCTTGAGCGCATTTCTATAGCCTACTACCATTTCTGAACAAAATGCCATTCTATTAATTAGGTCTAAGATGTGATGTTTTTCTTACTTTGTGTAAGCTATAcatatttatttgatttttttgcCGTTTTATTCTGTCCTCACACTATTTAAAAAGGCTCATTAGTGTTTTCTAGCTGACATTTCTTTCACATTATGTAGTTTTACTCTGTCCTCTTGTATAACAACACTTATTTTAGCAGTGTCTGTGTCTGAGACATAATACAAGCCAAATAAAATGTGTGGGAAATGGCATCTTAGTTATCCCTTATATTTATGAGCAGAAAGAAGGACGATAAAACACAGAAATTTGTAAAGTAACGATGAAATACATTTACAGACAATTTCACTTAGGCTAATTCTGTGCCCCCTTCAGACCACATGAGAACATCTTGCTTTTTCAAAGTTGATTGGCAGGCACCTCCCAAACACGGAAAAGATCCCAGAGAAATGACTCTTCCCAAACCAATCCAATCGGGAGCGGGGCGGGATGTACATTCAATGACGTTTCCACTTTCCAACTTTCCACTCAACTCCCATTTTTGACATGGCGTAGGGAAGAGGCAACGCAGCGGGCAGGCATTGTAGCGGGAAAACCGTGATCAGTTGATAAAGTAGAGGAATTTCTATGTTTTTATTTCAGTAGGTTGATATACATTTGCAAGTTGTAACTAAGAGTCAAGCAGAGTTTAGGTAAGTGCGACATTTACGCAGTTTTGTATCCATCTAACTCGGTCTTATTGCGTAGCGTCTGCTGTGATTCAACGCAGAAGTTGGTAACAACGTTGACAGACGTTGTAATGTTACTGTTATCCGTCTCGTTCTAATCTTTGCCATTTTAATAATGGCATTGTTTCAATATTATCTTTGCACGTTGATTTATTTGCAAGGGAACTTGTCTTAATCAATTTCGAGTAATTGCTTCTACAGGTATTTGCCTTTAGACAGCATTTATTTTGATCCAGTGAATGCATTTAGCCTACGTCAAAGGAGTTTGTTCCAGTGAAAAGTTTTAATAATTAAAACCTAAGATACAATGTAGTCAGCAACGTGGCTTGTCCCTACATTGCTCTTGTTAGGTTTGAAGTATTATAACATTTCACTACAGACAGCTACAGATCGCTTTGAGATGCTTTCAAACACTTGCTGCCATTCATCAATAGCATGTTAACGATTTCGCAACACAGACAGCAGTGTTTTTACAGATTGCCACGAATGTTCTCACCCAGATTCAGCTTGATAAATAGTTTTCTCTAACCTTACAGGGTAGAGTTTATAGACCTAGACACAATCTCAACTGTAACTAATGCTTTTCGTGGTTTGTTTTGGTTGATTGCTCATTGCTCCAATCCAGACAGTAGTCAAGTCAACTGTGATATTGacatgttctattctgttatatatttaaaaattaaTGTATTAGTTAATATTTCTGCATTGGCTTTTCGGGTAGAGAATGCATCTCAAAAGGAGTCTACTGCAGCTAATAGCCAACTAGTCAAAGACAACACATTTTTGTTGTCACTCACGGATGTTGGGCAAATTGAGGTAATGATTAGTTTGCCCCATATTCAGAGCACTGGTCTCCTCCTGTCTTTTTTCACAGATGTCAAACCCTGGTTCAAAAGTCAGGGAACCCCTTCATGTCAGAGGTTGTTCTCCTCTACACTGCACAATAGCAAATAGAAGTCGATGGTAAAATCAATCAGTTCAATGGCGTCCTTGGTATGTTCTCTTCTTATCAGGCATTTTGAGTATGACCTGTTCTAGAGCGGGCCAAATTGGAATGCTATTTTTTTTATTCCAAACTTGAACAACTGCTGcgtaatgttaaaataatgtcattCATGCTACCTAAAAGAGTAGCTGTAAGTCCTCCAACCAACTGAACAAGGCATGCATGTGGCGAAACATAGACACTTCAGaactctgtaaaaaaaaaacgtattcagATGCTTGTCATCACATTCAAACTATTTATTTTAGCTCACAGCTGTCTCTGATATTCTCTGAAACTtcatacttttttgttgttgtagctcttGTCTTGCACCATGTGCACATAAAAATGCCATAGAGATGCACTATTTTTACAGTAAACTAAGCTATATATAGACATATGGGAAAGGCCCCTTTTGATCATTTTAACCTTTCATATAGTTGTGTGGGGTATAAAATGTGTGATATATTTTGCCCCCTCACCCAGACCAGGTTTGAAATAGCTGGGAGTTTATTTCAGATCAGCCAGTGTCCTAGAGGCTGCCTGCCCTGGACGGCTCGGCTGCATCTGCTGCCTGTGGAGAATAGAAATGCCATGATCACATGCAGGTGGGAATAACTCTGAACAGCTCTGAACTTGAGGACATCACAGGTGTAAATAGCAACTTGTTGCCAtactggcactgtgtgtgtggcACGTACATTGACATATATAAATGGGGCATTTACAATAGAGAAATATACTAAAGAAAATCACATGTTGATTGATTGGGGAACCAAGTGTACAGTAAAGACACAGCTAGACCACAGCTAATACTGCGTACTAAAATAATGTGCTGAATAGCAAGAGCATGACATGAAGTGAAAAAACTACTTTTCTGACAGTCAAGATCCAGGTAACCTCTAGTGCGCTGTCACATAATATTGTGATTACCTTCTCTGTCATTCATCCTCAGTACAGACGTCTGTCTTTGCTATTTCCTGTGCTGGGGAGTACATTCCTTCGTTGAGCTAAGAGGAGAAGATCATAGGGTAAGAAAGCTAGGCTCAAAGTGGGTCAAACAGACTCAGTTCTGGGTTGTAAATGTGTAAAAGTGGTTTATTCAAGGCATATGTCTCAAAAAATGAAATCCTATGAGGAAAGCCAAGCGTATCTATGAAGAATGTCTTTGGTGGATCCAGCTCTGGCTGAATCAGATGTTTATGATTGATTATTGTTAGATTTTCTATTATTTTAACATTGACTGGGTCAACAgtactgtccctccctccctggctgtCTGGCAGAATACTGTGCAGCACACATGGGGATCGGTGCCAAGATCGTAAATTCCTCTCTCCCATGCGGAGCTCTTTATTGCCAGAGAAACAACACATAGCAATGCATTTCAGCTTAGTCTCTTGGGATTCAGAGCCAGCTCCCAGAGTTGCATGGCTGCCATAAATGCTTATTTTCTTCCCAGACGAGTGGCCCTCAGGCTAGTGTTTTTCTGAAGCATGTGCCAAGAGAGGGTTTTCTCTCTGTTAGTCAGACAGGCAGAGTTCAACATAGGACAGGGGTTTGTATGCTGTGCTCATCAGGGAACGCAGGGGAAATCGCTTTAAAACGCTTCGCCACTGAAATGAAAATGAGCATTTCGTATTGTCCAGGTTGTCCCTTcttgtttcagtccattttcttccatttggtgacAAATGAATACGACCCAGGATGAGCTTGGTGCTCTGTGGTGTGCAGAGGATGGGTTGTGATGCTTTCTCAGCCTGAAGGGCCCAAAGCTGCTGGATCTGAAAAGCCATTAGTGAGAGGATTACATGCCTGAAGTTGCTTCTTGAGGACAATAGTGTTTGTGAGTGACTGTTGAGCAATGTTTTTACTCAGTACAGTAGGT from Oncorhynchus mykiss isolate Arlee chromosome 1, USDA_OmykA_1.1, whole genome shotgun sequence includes:
- the si:ch211-245j22.3 gene encoding guanylyl cyclase inhibitory protein; amino-acid sequence: MGRAASLPCRRGTTYVTELYEWLRTFMNECPSGLITLHEFRRHFCKGTVGNESAEYAEQIFRTLDNNGDGVVDFREYVKAISMLIEGTPVEKLRWSFKLYDKDKDGAISRREMLEIMQAVYKMSVAASLTKPNPLTAEECTNRIFARLDKDNNAIISLEEFIEGALDDEWIREMLECDPNTVKVERPPKGHILL